From one Cucurbita pepo subsp. pepo cultivar mu-cu-16 chromosome LG17, ASM280686v2, whole genome shotgun sequence genomic stretch:
- the LOC111778218 gene encoding LOW QUALITY PROTEIN: uncharacterized protein LOC111778218 (The sequence of the model RefSeq protein was modified relative to this genomic sequence to represent the inferred CDS: inserted 2 bases in 1 codon), whose product MKVAVVGTGINGLVSAYVLSKSGVEVVLFEKEDCKIVSLDNGFDLELSSMVFNPVTYPNIMEFLESFGVEMEASNMSXDNGGGYEWGTQNGIRSLFAQKKNTLNPYFWRMIREITKFKDEVKEYLEVMENNRGIHLDQTLGQFLESREYSELFHTAYLAPMCSSIWCHPIEKVLNFSAISVLSFLQNHHLLQLFGHPQWLTIKRSSESYLNKIQKALEIQGCQIRTSSKIHSISSTMKGCIISYEADSQEIFDQCVLAIPAADTLKLLGNQATPEEVRVLGAFQYVYSDIFLHRDKNLMPQNQAAWSSWNFLQNTDNKACLTYWLNVLQNLGQTSPPFFVTINPEEEPKHVLFKSSIGRLIPSVAASKALNELDSIQGKRKLWFCGAYLGYGCHEDGFKASSLIAQHMVGKSYTLLSNPNHMVPSLLQTGARRLVTTFLARYISIGSLTIMEEGGRIFTIKGIDDKFLPKVVLRVHNPQFYWKIMTRADVGLADSYIDGDFSFVDKNEGLLNLVLIFIINRDANSSVTTIKKKRGWWTPPLLTASIAYAKYFFQHSLRQNTITQARRNISRHYDLSNELFSLFLDHTMTYSCAIFKREDEDLSVAQLRKISILIEKARINKNHHILEIGCGWGSLAIEAVKQTGCRYTGITLSEEQFKYAEKKVKDLGLQDQIKFLFCDYRELPNNIKYDSIISCGMIESVGHEFMEDFFGSCESVLAENGLLVLQFISIPDERYEEHRLSSDFMKEYIFPGGCLPSISRLTTAMAKASRLCVEHVENIGIHYYKTLRCWKKNFIENKSKILELGFDERFIRTWEYYFDYCAAGFKSRCMRDYQIVFSRPGNVTTFTNPYQGVPSAN is encoded by the exons ATGAAGGTGGCGGTGGTCGGAACAGGGATCAACGGTCTGGTTTCGGCTTATGTTCTATCAAAATCTGGAGTAGAAGTTGTGTTGTTTGAGAAGGAAGATTGTAAGATTGTAAGCTTGGATAATGGCTTTGATTTGGAGCTCAGCTCCATGGTCTTCAATCCA GTCACATATCCAAACATTATGGAGTTTTTAGAGAGCTTTGGAGTTGAAATGGAAGCTTCAAATATGTC AGACAATGGAGGAGGCTATGAATGGGGTACTCAAAATGGTATTCGAAGCCTATTTGCACAAAAGAAGAATACTCTCAATCCATATTTCTGGCGGATGATTCGAGAAATAACCAAATTTAAGGATGAAGTTAAGGA ATATCTTGAAGTTATGGAAAACAATCGTGGAATTCATCTAGATCAAACGTTGGGACAATTTCTCGAGTCGAGGGAGTATTCCGAATTGTTTCATACGGCTTATCTC GCTCCAATGTGCAGTTCAATTTGGTGTCACCCCATAGAAAAAGTTCTCAACTTTTCAGCTATCTCagttctttcatttcttcaaaatcatcaTCTGCTTCAG CTATTTGGACATCCACAATGGCTTACCATTAAACGGAGTTCAGAATCATATCTAAACAAG ATTCAAAAGGCTCTTGAGATTCAAGGATGTCAAATAAGAACTTCCTCtaaaattcattcaatctCATCAACCATGAAAG GGTGCATTATAAGCTACGAGGCCGATTCTCaagaaatatttgatcaatGCGTGCTAGCAATTCCTGCCGCTGATACTCTAAAACTATTAGGGAATCAAGCAACCCCAGAAGAAGTAAGAGTACTTGGAGCCTTTCAATACGTTTATAG TGATATCTTCCTTCATCGTGACAAAAATTTGATGCCCCAAAATCAAGCTGCATGGAGTTCATGGAACTTTCTTCAAAATACAGATAATAAAGCTTGTTTGACATATTGGCTCAATGTACTTCAG AATCTTGGGCAAACGAGTCCTCCCTTCTTTGTAACTATTAATCCAGAAGAAGAGCCAAAACATGTCTTGTTTAAGTCCTCAATTGGTCGCCTAATTCCATCGGTTGCTGCATCAAAAGCTTTAAATGAGCTTGATAGCATTCAAGGGAAGAGAAAATTGTGGTTTTGTGGAGCATATCTAG gttaTGGCTGCCATGAAGATGGGTTTAAG GCTAGCAGCCTGATAGCACAACATATGGTTGGTAAAAGTTATACTCTTTTGAGCAATCCAAACCATATGGTGCCTTCTTTGCTACAAACTGGAGCTCGTCGTCTAGTCACTACATTTCTTGCTCGTTATATATCTATCGGATCATTAAC TATAATGGAGGAAGGTGGTAGAATATTTACCATTAAAGGAATTGATGATAAATTCCTTCCCAAGGTTGTTTTGAGAGTTCATAACCCCCAATTTTACTGGAAG ATTATGACACGAGCTGATGTAGGCTTGGCTGATTCATATATCGAtggagatttttcttttgtcgaTAAAAATGAAGGTCTTCTTAATCTTGTTTTG atattcataatcaataGAGATGCAAACTCATCGGTTACAActataaagaagaaaag GGGATGGTGGACGCCTCCATTACTCACAGCTAGTATTGCATATGCAAAGTACTTCTTCCAACATTCTTTAAGACAAAACACTATTACACAAGCTCGTAGGAACATCTCTCGACATTATGATCTAAGCAATGaactcttttctctcttcttggATCACACAATGACATACTCATGCGCTATCTTTAAG aggGAGGATGAAGATTTAAGTGTTGCTCAACTTagaaaaatttcaattcttataGAGAAG GCAAGAATTAATAAGAATCATCACATCCTAGAAATTGGGTGTGGTTGGGGAAGCCTTGCTATTGAAGCTGTGAAACAAACTGGATGTCGTTACACTGGCATTACTTTGTCTGAAGAACAATTCAAATATGCTGAGAAGAAAGTCAAAGATCTGGGTCTTCAG GATCAGATCAAGTTTCTTTTTTGCGACTATCGGGAATTGccaaataatatcaaatacGATAGCATTATATCATG CGGGATGATAGAATCTGTTGGTCATGAGTTTATGGAAGATTTCTTTGGTTCATGTGAATCAGTATTAGCAGAGAATGGTCTTCTCGTTCTACAG TTTATATCAATACCGGATGAGCGTTACGAGGAGCATCGACTGAGTTCCGACTTTATGAAGGAATATATATTTCCAGGAGGATGTCTACCATCAATAAGTAGGCTAACGACAGCCATGGCTAAAGCATCCAGGCTTTG CGTGGAACATGTGGAAAACATTGGTATTCATTACTATAAGACATTGAGGTGTTGGAAGAAGAATTTCATAGAGAATAAGAG cAAGATTCTTGAACTCGGTTTTGATGAACGTTTCATACGAACTTGGGAATACTATTTTGATTATTGTGCTGCGGGCTTTAAATCTCGGTGTATGAGAGATTATCAG ATCGTGTTTTCAAGACCGGGTAATGTTACAACTTTCACCAATCCATATCAAGGAGTACCTTCAGCAAATTGA
- the LOC111779138 gene encoding AT-hook motif nuclear-localized protein 22-like produces MDGISPHNRPLPPLFLSKDLHLHHGLFHHHQNSDDDAAAGSSGSKRDREEENPITAVATAADSKELSNSSSRRPRGRPAGSKNKPKPPIIITRDSANALRSHLIEIASGSDIVDALTTFARRRQRGVCILSATGTVTNVNLRQPASPGAVINLHGRFEILSLSGSFLPPPAPPAASGLTVYLAGGQGQVVGGNVIGPFLSSGPVIIMAASFGNAAYERLPIDDDDETSPAAEMTGQPAVTPPPPQLLGDPNGGLFHGVAQNVVNSSCQLPTEAAAAAAALWRGGRPPY; encoded by the coding sequence atggatGGAATTTCACCCCACAATCgccctcttcctcctctttttctctccaaagATCTCCACCTCCACCATGGGTTATTTCACCACCACCAAAACTCCGACGATGACGCCGCCGCTGGATCTAGTGGTTCTAAGAGAGATCGGGAGGAGGAAAACCCAATCACGGCTGTGGCAACGGCGGCGGACAGTAAGGAATTGTCTAATTCCTCTTCTCGACGGCCACGTGGCCGACCAGCTGGCTCCAAAAACAAGCCGAAGCCGCCTATTATTATCACTAGAGACAGCGCCAACGCTCTCAGATCCCATCTCATTGAAATCGCCTCCGGCTCCGACATCGTCGACGCTCTCACCACCTTTGCGCGGCGGCGTCAACGCGGCGTTTGTATTTTAAGCGCTACCGGAACTGTCACCAACGTCAATCTCCGGCAGCCGGCTTCTCCTGGCGCTGTCATCAATTTACATGGCAGATTTGaaattctctccctctctgGCTCCTTCCTCCCACCGCCGGCTCCCCCGGCCGCCTCCGGGCTGACCGTTTACTTAGCTGGCGGGCAGGGGCAGGTGGTGGGTGGGAACGTAATCGGCCCATTTTTGTCCTCCGGTCCGGTGATTATTATGGCGGCTTCTTTTGGTAATGCGGCGTATGAACGACTCCCGATTGATGACGACGACGAAACTTCTCCGGCGGCGGAGATGACTGGACAACCGGCGGTGACCCCACCGCCGCCGCAATTGTTGGGGGATCCTAATGGGGGATTGTTTCATGGGGTGGCGCAGAATGTTGTGAATTCTTCATGCCAATTGCCGacggaggcggcggcggcggcggcggcgctTTGGAGAGGAGGTCGGCCACCGTATTGA